The genomic window CACTGCTAGATAGGTAATTCTAATCGGCAAAGTTGCAGGCAAGGTCTTCACGTTGATGCTGAGCTACTTTTCTGGTCTGTTCCTGCTACGTGGCGACTCCTTGGTGGGACAGACGCAGCCATTTCACCACCCATTCTCAGGCCTTAGTTCTTCTGGTAGTAGAACCACTTGTCAACTGTGTggggcagagaaaaaaaaaaaaaggggggattaGGCCTCTGTTAGCCACCCACTGATGAAGTGGTCACAGGGCGCTGCATGCGTCACCTCCAGGGCAGGGGCTTCCTCCCGCTCCTGCCGACACCACCACCGCACACCCAGCAGGTTCCTGTGCTGCCCTGTTTACGTGAATTTGTGTTCCTGAAGTAGTCACTGCTGCGCATGACTCAGTTCAGGCGAGGACAGCCAGCCAGAGCCAGCTCAGCTTCCCTCTGGCTCCACTGACTCAGGGAGGTGAAGTCATTTTCCCTCCACCTCCCATGCCCGCAGGGAAGACATCAGTTTCTTTGCAGGTTTATTACCCATGAAGAGATTGGAAATGACAGCCTAGCTCCACTTTCTGCCACACAGCTGTGGGTTCTCGACACTGCCATCAGCTCGCGTTCGCCCTCGGGTCTTGTCCCTGCTACAGCAACGTCCAGACGTCGCGTGCAAGGTGCCCGTCGCCACCTCGcgcagaaggaaaaagatgacAGCTGAGCGAGGATtcctcccacagctgctgccttcttACAGTCGTGTCCCAAGGCATCAAAAGGCTCATTAGCAGCTCGCAGTGGACACTTGTTCAGTGACACATTTTGGATCAGCAGGTTCAGTGGCAACGGAAGCACCGAACACGCGACCGAattctgcctctgctctgcGCAGGTAGGAAGTAATTCCCTTCCTCGGCTCACCTGCACCGAGGATACCGATGAAACCCCCGTTTCAGAGGAACTAAAACCACTCTCCTGCTATCATTGCACTTCAGCGTTCCACCGCATTGAAACACAAATGTGGGTTGTGAGACTCACCTTCGGGTGGGATCGGGTTGGCAGCTTTACACGGTGGTGCCTGAAACGAGAAGTGCGTTAGCAGAGAGCAACTGCTGACAGAGGCTGACTTTACACACCTGAAGCTCACTAGCCATCATTTAGAGCCGCACAAGTCTTTACTGAGCAGCACAGTTTAAGATCTAAGCAATGTAAATTGGTCTGTGGCAGCCAGCGCTGGTCAGCCGTGAGGGAATAAATGGCCTCCCATGCGGCGTGTGCCCTGTcatccccgcagccccctcaTTCCGTGCATGTCCCACATGCCAGAGGTGCGCTGCTCTAAGCAGAGGCCACAGTGCCATCTGCTTCTCACCACAAGCAGTTACTGCTCCGGCATCCACACAGTTGCAGGCAGCCTGCTTTTGTTCTAAACCTACAATGGGATAGTGGAATGGAAATACAAAGGACTCTCGAAAAACTTCTCCAAGAGCTTTCACCCAATATTTAGCAACCAAAGACAGACAAGGGTCCTGAGCTGATGACACATCCTCCAGGAGGGTTACACTTTCAAAAGCTTATAAAGCAATTCAGATACCACCAGAGGCTGGTATCCCTTTTAAAAGCAAGATGATGATACGTGGCTAGGGAGAGACTCTGGTTTCCAGTCACATTTCCATGCACTGAAGCAAcatttgtgttttgattttcctGTCCCATTCCTATAACCCCTTTCAGGTTGCCAACAACAGTACTTTGGGAGTACCTAGGGAGATGCAGTTAAACTGTAGGGGTACTACACTGGGAACGTCAAGCTTTTCACTGCAAAGGATGCGAGGTCCCTGGCTTCAAGGCTTTCAGAAATTAGACTTTCCCTTCTCAAAGTGTGACCTGTGCTGTGAGGCTCTTGGAAGGCCAGATATTTAAACACTTTCTGAGCAGCTGACAGCCAAGCTACGGTTCAGAAGTTAGCCCTTCACGCATACTCTGGTTTGGATTCCATCTCCCAGATGACTAAGGGCAAGGAGAAGCCTCTGTAGGAACGTCTGGCTTGCTCCTCATCCATCCTATATAACCAGAAACAGGTGCTGCATTCAGTCATCCAAAAAATTCTGAGCATACAATGCACTATTCACACAGTGAGGACAGTTTAGGGTACCACAGAAATCGTATCATTTTGCCTGACACTGACACTGGGGGTAGGACACTCCAACTTGTACTTACTGCATCCACAGTAGCTTTTGCACACTCTTGACTACAGCAGAAGGGGCTGTCAGACACCGTCAGATTTGTGCTAGAAGGGAAAGGTTGCTTGTGAGAACATAAAAGCCAGGTCTCTCCCCCAAGAGTATTAAATAATGGAATATTAAGGATCATTGTTATAGTTGCCTGGGGAGACAGCCAGTAGGAGGCAGAAAGCATGGTACTCATGTTTAGGGAAAAGGAACGCGCACCATACCACAGCAGTTAACCTACCAGTTGATCTCCCCTCCGTCGGTTTTCTTCGCTACTAAAGCTTTCCAGTGTTCGTGAGTGCTTTTGATGACGTTCACTGCAAAATCCTGAAGTTGAAGATCAGAACAAACATCATGTTATGTGTAAGCACTAGGCCGTTTTCTCCAGACTACCGGTTAGAGGGAATGAGAGGCCAGTATTTATAGGCTGATTTTAAGTAGTTTCTGACTCAGGAAGGGACTCAGAGAGGCCTTCTCCATTACTGCCCCtttcaggaacagcagcagcctcccagcGCACAAAAGCCAAACAACGGGGAATCTTATGATACCAATTGTTTTACTTTCAAGACGGGAGGATACACCAAGGTCACCTAGCAAGCTTGAAGCCAAAAGAAACTGAACACAGATATTCTAGTCTCAGTGCAGTGCTCTCTTATAAAAACACCTCCaccctgctgcttctcccactTGGTTTGTCTTCGGCAGCTAGTTGATCCCGACCTATCTGCAAGCTCTCCTCCACTCTAGGCAAATCATTCAGCTGGTGCAGATCAACAGGAAGAGACATGCACCTAATCTGGCTTTGCAGCTATTTAAAAACGAAATCTGCTTCCAAGCATATCACagctttttctcttaaaaaagtAGTGCATGGTCAAGCATTAACCTGTCAGCTGGAGAAGGAAGCACACACTATTCTTTGTTAGCACGAACATAAGCAATAAATATCCTGGTTTGATACCACACAGAGCCAAATAAAACACTGCAGGAACCTGCGTGAGGTTCTTTGTCCCTACTTTCCGCCTTGGCCTTGATTCCAGTTTCACCCATCCTGAGGGGCGGTAAGACGTCCCAGCCCACCCAACCTAGTGCCACGCTACAGTCAAAGGGGACAAGTCCACTCCCTTGTGACTTCCATTTTTGCCCCaaccctttccttcccttcccacaccAGGCTTTGCAGGCCCCTCTTTCTCTGCACCAGCTCTGGGAGTTGAGTCACCTTCCTAACCCGCTCAGGGCACACCAGGACTGGCAGGAGGGAAGGTGCTGAGGCAGGATTTTTCCCATTCAGGAGCAGTAAGTTATCTGACCCAACCCagaaaagaggcagaggaaTAACGCTGCTAAGGCAGAGCCTAACTCAAAGGGTGTGAGGGAACACTTTACGCCTGAAGGAAGAAGCATTTTAACTCCGGAGTAGTCACCTCGCAACAAGCTGCAGTGGAACAAAGCCAGTGAGCAAGGGAGGCAAAGGGTGATGTCATGCACCCTTTGCTCCAGAGCAGGGGCAAATAAACCTGGTCTTTTCCATCCCAGTGCTGACATGGAGGCTCCCAGCCCTGAAGTGATCCCACACAAATGTCAGCTAGGAGAAGACCTGATAATATCCAACAGCAGCCGGGTGATAACCCTACGCTTTTTCTCCCAGTATTATTGCAAGCACTGGGCTGGAAACAAGCAGAATGGTAGGCTGGAGAAACAGAGGGAAGAACGAAGTCAGAAACCCATTCTCTCAGCCACTACTCATTTATGTCCCCATGCACCTTGAGCTCAGGTTCTGGACAGCATGCCTTTGCACACTCACAGTAGTGGAGGGCCATCCTACCTTGTCTTTAAATTCTCCGTTAAAAGCAAACTGGTTTTCTGGCTTTCCGTCAGGTACTTTGTATCGTCTGAACCAATCCACTGTAGCTTCTAAGTATCCAGGTTTCATCCTTCTGACATCATTGATATCTAGGCATGGGAAAAAGGTTCGTTAGCCAGATCTAGTAACAGAAGTTACTTAGCTGCTACCCTACTCTTCTGAGCTGCCCCTCTTTCAGGCCTTCCTCAAGCAGCCTTAGCAACATTTCAGACAGGTTACAGTACAGACACAGAGTGGATATATCTGCATGAGAAAGTTACTGTTTCATCTTCACAGTATATCCTGATTGTCCCCAGGAGCATGGACACATTTAAACAGCTTTGGTTAGAGACTTACTGGACAACCCCTTTCCTTCCACTCAGAGGACAGGCTGCACAGCCACCCTCTTTTTAAAGATGCCAGGCCATGCCTGGCAATTTGGGATAAACAGCAGTAAAACGTTTCACTATAGGATCGATAACATCCTatgctgctgcctccttccaGTATCACCTCTGATGAACGCTGTGGCATAGAAGGCGCAAGCCCATATCCTGACTTGAAAGCTTCCTGCAGGCTCtcaagggagaaagggaagtactaagcctgctcctgcctcctgtTATTTACCGTTATAGTTGTCTGCTTCAGGGTCTTCAACATTGATAGCAATTATCTTCCAGTCTGTCTCTCCCTCATCAATCAGTGCCAGTGTGCCCAGCACCTTCACTTGGATGACTTCTCCTCGAGAGCAGACCTGCAAGGACAAAGGCCTTGTTGACTGTACTGATGCATCCAAGGAATGCAAAACAGGAGACCGCGAGAGCTGTGAGAGTTCAGCAAGCGGTCAGGTACCACGAAATTAGCTATCGCTTATCAGCGGCTCACAAGGCTCTCGCACGCTGTAAGATCCCAGCAACAATCTCCAGAGGCAGTAGAGAGAAACATCACATTCTTAGGATAGAGGAGGTAGGAACTAAACTACATCTCTGGATAATTGACTTCAGAGACATTAACTGCATGTTTCAAAAGACAGTTGCCCCTTAGAATGCATTACCTTGCTTCCAATTTCGCACACATCAATGGGATCGTTATCTCCACAGCAGCCAGTGTTTTCATCTTTGTGACCTGGGTCTTCCCAAGTCTGCAAAAAACACCCCCCACACCAATAAGAACTCTCAGATTtcaagaggaaacaaaaagcaggTTTATTTCAGGCATGCAGTTGCGCCCAGGATACAGACGATGGCTCACTTCGCACTTGCTTTAAGGTCTAGTGGTTGGGCTACTATTTCACTCCTGTCTGCAAATGCAGTTTGATTCCAAGTTAAAAGGTCTTATCTTGCCAAGGGTAAACTGCTCCCTCCCAATGAGAAACCTTTCTTCAACTACTTTCCAGGCTTCCTCCTCCATTCTACAGCTGTGTAAAGGTGAAGTTCACATCTATAAAGAACACTCACTGATTTGGCTGCCTGCCCGGTCCTTTCCCTATTCATTTCTTAACAGAAGTTTCCTGAACTCCAGATAGCAGTCCAACAGAGGTGGAAGACAGACAGGGtgtattgtttccttttaattagGGACACGTTGCTATACTAGAGCAGTGATGAGAATGCAGAGTCCCATACCCTGTGCTACCCGGTGTCCTAGTGCATCTCACCTAAAGCAACGAGCATAAGCTGAGCGAGGACTTCAGAAGGCATTTGAGCTACACCTCCAAAAATAATAGCTGCTTAAAACACGCTTTGATCAGAAGCAAAAGGACACCATGCCCACTGGCATCATAAGGAGCACCTATCTCTAAGGTAGTTGAGATACAGAAAGAAGGAATGCTCTTCCCAAATCTCTGCATGCCAGGACATGACTAGTGTAGTCAAGACCTCGTGATGCATCCAGGGCATTCAGGAATACATATAGAAAGCTGGGTGGTGCTGTAGAATTCCTCACAATCACGCTTCTCTACAACGAAGCGTTACGTTCGGTCCCTTGCCCTTGATGCATAAACATATTTGATCCACTAACACATGACTGAGTGAAGGCTTCAAAAGCCATAATTCTGTACAAATAAACTGGCTCCAGAGTCTATCTGAGTAGAAAAACAATTCAACTCTGAAACACAGTCTTAAGCCATTTGGAGAAAACACTTGGCATGCACTGCTATCAAGACCAGAATTACAAGAGTCAGTGCGCTTCCCTGTGAACTGTCACCAACAGTTTACTTCTctaaaggaaactgaaaacttAGAGAACATTGGAGGCAAACAGCCTTGCTCAAAGCTCCTCTTTATCTAGTAGTCACCGACCAGTTAAGAGCATGTGTCCAGGTGTCACCACCTGCCAGTCCCCCCTTGGCAGCTGTCTGTGCAGCTGTGGACGTCTGCCTCACGCAGTCTCTGGACTTCTCAATGCCTTTCTGCCCCTCAGATCCAACACCTAGAACGAGGCATCTACTACCACCCAACAGCTCAATACGTTAGTCTAGCTGTGTGTTTTAGACCCTGAACAATAAGAGGGGCAGAAGCAGGCAAGATAGAGTCTTCAGATCTATTCAGATTTTCACTGTTCACACCCAAAGTCTGAAGCAATCAGCTAATTCACTGCAAGAAGAATCTTCCATAAAGATTCAGCCTAAGGGCTGTACATCGAGACCCTGTACCGTTAGCTTTCTACGCTTCACCAGGCAGGAACTGAGGGCATTGCATTGCCAGATGCCTAGTTCCTTGTGTAGTAACAGCTTCATTCATCCAAAGACAAGGACCTGGCAGCTACTGTCCAACCAAACTGCCCAGTGTCTAAGGAGAGGAGCGACACAGCAGGCACCtcactggcagcagctgctcatcCTCAGATAGCTTGTTTATAGCATTAACTACAAGCCTACCTCTTGAGatttctacttaaaaaaaaaactactcCTGCTTTCTTGACAGGTTGTCTTCATTAGCAAGGTTATATATGCAGCTGCAAACGCTGCGTTCCAGACCAGACTCCCCGCTGACCTTTTGCTCGTTAATACCGTGGTAGTCAGAGACACAGGAGGGCATCcgccctcctccccaccagaAACGACAGGCCATCGAGACAAGTTACAGTACCTGGGGGATAGCACCGTAATTCCAGATATAACCCTTATGAGGAAACACATTAGCCACATAGCgcagttttcctttcttcacatCTTGCTTGATTGGGTTTAAGGGATCCTTTGTTGCAATCTGAAATGAAAGTTACATAAATCTCTCTACTTTGCTCtccaagaaaaaacaagcaatttcttatatttttttttaatgaagctgCCTGCTCACTGGAAGCCAAGAGACCAGGAGCTGACCCTGAAGCCACCAGCTGATACTGGACAACTCCATTTCCTCTTGCATTGCCATCTCCTGGGATATAGCTTTCAGCAGACTTACAGACATCAGAGCCACGTGGGGCTGAGAGCTGTAAGATGCTGCTTTAATGAGAAGCCACATAAGAATACTAAGTTATTCCAACTTCTGCAAGTCTCAGCCTCCATATTAGACCTCTAGCGTTAAGAAAGTATTTATGTGAAAAGTCAGAAACCACTCTGATTTGTAAGGTGGAACTGAGGAGAGAATCAGCAAAGCCAAAGATTAAGAGACTAGTCAGCTCAAGCACTTAAGTTAGGATCCGTAATATAGTTACCTCCATTTTAGCATTTGTCCATCGAGGTACTTCCACAACCATGTTAAACACAttctgaggaaaacaaaatatcagtGAATGGGAAGGAACCTTAAGACCCCACTTTAAACTAGGGAATTCAAATAAGTAAGCATGAAAACCATCCAGTTGGCATGAAAACCATAACTTTTCTCCTGATTTTTCCAGTGGCAGTATTGATACAGGTGATAGAAATCCCATAGCCCAGTCAGTCACATGTCATCACTCAAAGATGAATCCCATGAAAGACACCAGGAAAAGCCAGACTGAGGTTACCCATGAACGCTCCATCAGTTGCCATCTATGATCACCTCCATCATGTTGCAGGCATAACAAAATGAGGTTTTAGGCATAATTATTAAATACAAAGCACTTAATGCTACAGCAAGAGGCACCCTGGCAATTTAGAAGCAACAAGGCTTACAGGAGTAAGCCGTCTGTTTAGCAATGTGGGTTACCTATGTACTACCCTGAACAACTGAGAACGTCGCTCCCAAATATTCTAGTCTGTCTTAAAGAAGGGACAGATGCCTGAGCTTCCCTGCTCCAAGACGATAGACCttggcagcagcacagtgcaAGGATAAAAACGTGGGGGAGAAACGTAGAACCACATCTTGCAATGTCTAGTTTACAGGCGATGCTTGAAAACATCTCCTGTTGGCTCCAGCTGGGCTGAGAGGACTCGAGAGTTCAATGTCAGAGCCTCCTCTTCAAGAAAACAAGCCTTTCCACACTTGAATCTTAATATTTGCTGTTTGAAGAGATTACGGCTTTTAACAAAAAGCCAAACCTTGCTCCTGAGCAGCGACAAGGTTTTTAATCCCCATGCTAAGCAGTATTAGCGTTGCAAAATCCCTTGCACCTGTATTGCACCACAATTAGATTGATACTGTGCAATAAATGCTGCTATATCATTGACTTTGCCCACACCCTTCCCTAACAGAAGTTTATTACATCCCCTTAATCACAGGAGCTCACTGCTCTTTTgcaatttaaaagtaaaaaggtctatactatttttatttgtaagtaACTTGAGGAAAGGAATGAGGCAATTGGAACTGGCTAGGTAGGGTGCTTATGACTTTGCAGGCAAGGAAAGATGACTTGGGGGTGCATCTTTGTCAGGCTCACAGTTTCCCCACAGTCCAACCAACAGATCTGCCCCGGTCTAAGCCACCCAGTGAGTAGCCCGAGGTCATTCCTTCACAACGCCAAGACACACAGGTACAGATAAGGTCAGCACATCCCAGCCCtagactgaaaaaaacaccctgCAATCCTCTCAGTGTCTTAGAAGTCTAAGGATAAAGATCAAGGAGCCCAGACAGAATAAGACAACCTTTCTTCTCCAAGCTGGGCTCCCTACCATAACTGGTAATGAACCTGCTAAGTAATGAGTAAattcccagcagcagaaagaggtcTAATGTCATCAGCATCGTTGTGTAACCCTGGGGACTGCAACCTTCAGTGACACTTGCTTCTCTTAACAACTTGGCACAGAGATGCTGGCAAGCAGCGCTAAGCGCCTGAAGGCACACCAGTAGCCCGGTTTCCCTTGTTAATCATTACCAGTCTGCAGAAACCCTACTCACTCCTATACTCACTCCTCTGCTCTGCGAACGTCTGCAAAGCATAGTATTATCTGGATTTTCCTTGTCCAAGTTACCTTTCAGACacctgcttttgaaaactgctttCCCAGTCAGCCACAGAAACTGCTTGGCTGCTGTCCCTGATGATTACAATCTGTCTTTTCCCTTTTGAGCAGGCAAAAGCCACCTCAGACTTCCCAGCATGTATTCTGACAACACCCGCACCCCAAAGCTAAATCAGCTGTGTTTTAGAGGTTCATCTTTCAATTCTGCatactcttttcctttcccGTAACTACACTCTGCCTTCAAATTACAGCCCTCTCCACCACGAATATTAGAACAGTTCACCCACCTCGTTTCTCAAGCTGCACAGCTTTAGTATGTGTTAAAAGAAGAAACGAGCTACAAAGGTAAGGAACACTGTCAGAGAGCCCGAGTAACCACTGAAAAAACATTCAGTGAAAACTGAAGCACAGACATTTGGGTTTCCTAGAACTGGAGCGCTTTATAGACAGTGATTCAGAACAGCCTAATTTGACTAACCACTGGCTGCCGGAAGGATGTAAAAGCCCTGCATCACCGCATGTGGCAGGTTCCCCAGCTGCATGTTTTGTGAGGCAAGAGGTCCCCAGGAGCTGCTACAGCAAGAATTTAACATCCTCACGTCCTGTTCAGCAGCTGATTACAGTGCAGGGATAAAATGGCCTTACTGCAGTCAAAACCAAAGCCTGAAATATCATGCAGCACAAGCATATACTTCCACAGGAGTGGATGGAGATGTTTAGCTAAATGGAAAAGTGCTTCTTTTAACCCAAAACGCTTTTATGTGACCTCATGGGCAGGTTCAAGACAGCCATTTCCATCTCAATTGCAAATATGAGAATGAGATCATTCATTCTCTTCTCCTGCATCGCTCCACCCGAGGCCAAGACTGAGAAAAGGGCACCCTTTCCTCACAAGATGTGCCCATGCTTCCCTTAGGATGCTCCTGCCGAGAAGCAGTGTAAGGACCTGGGAGCCTCCCTCGGGTATTTCAGGCCTGCAGGACGGCACTCCCTGAAGACCACTGACAAAATACTCAGCGCAGAGCTCCAGCTCTTGCCACTGGCCCCAAGCCATCGAGCCCACACCAGGCACCCGGCTCGGCGGGCCCCCTCTTACCTTCCCGGCGTCCGCGTAGATGGGGATATCGTGGAAGGGGGAGATGTAGCGCCCGGCGGCGTCCTCTGCAAGGCAAGGGGGGCGAGTCAGGCTGGCCGGCCGGcctcccccccacacacacacaccccccacacaccccccctcAGGCCGCCAGGACTCCCCAGCGCCTCCAGAATGGCTCGGCCCGCCAGCCCCCAGGCCGCGAGGATgtgggggtgaggaggaggaggaggaggtggaggaggaggaaagcggTGAGGACTCACTGAAGAAAAGCCGGTACTCCAGGCTGTGAGGCGCGGCGCGCTCCTCCACGCTGTAGCCAGCCATCGCGCCGCTCGCAGCTCGCCGGCTGCTGCACTGCGCAggcgcgccgcgccgcgccccctGTCCGGCGGGGTGGGCACTGCGCAGGCGCCAAGCTCGCTcctcccgccctgccccgccccgcgccaCGCGGCCTCGCGCAGCCCCCGCGCGGGAGGGGGCGTGGCGTGTCTAGCGCAGCGTGGCTCGGGCTGAGCGTGGGCGCAGCAGCAGGGCATGGTCCGGCATGGTGTGGTCCAGCACGGCATGGTGTGGTCCAGCACGGCATGGTGTGGTCcagcacggcatggcacggccAGCACGGCATGGTGTGGTCCAGCAAGGGACTGCACGGTTCTCCATGGCATGGCCAAGCATGGCAGAGACAGCCTGTTCGCATACATTGTCCGCCACCGTTCCCCGCTCCCTGTGCTGCCCGGCCCCATGCCCTGGCTGGGACTGGGTAAAGGGGGTGCTCGCTGGGCACAGGGGTCCATGAAGCCAGTGGGCTCAGTTGGTGGCCCCCCCCTCTGCCCCTCATCCAGGATGACATTGCTGCGGGAAGTGGAGGAGCCAAGGCAGGAACATGGTGTCAGCAGGACACGCCTTTATTTTGGTGACTCACGGCCCACGACATGGCGaatcccccttccccaccccacagcccttgGTCCAGAGATGCCTGGTGGCCATGGCTGCTCATCTGTCCCACGCGGGGACACCGGTGCGGCGCGGCGCCAACGGCCCCGACTCGGAGGCGGGTGGCGAGTCGCTGGCCCGTGCCTGGGCGAAGACGCGGTTGCGGGCACTGAAGAGGATCCCGCGGCCGTGGCTCCTGGGGGCATAGGGCCCACGGTGGCGATGGCGGTGGGGCGAGCAGAAGGGGGCCCTGAAGGCCTCCTGGAAGCCCCGTCGGAAGTTCTCGTTGAAGTAGCCATAGATGATGGGGTTGGCGCTGCTGTTAAAGAAGGCCAACCAGTGGGCAAAGGGGAAGACGTAGACGGTGACCAGACGGAGCTGGCCCTCGCTCAGCCGCCCGTAGTCCGTCAGCAGCATCAGTGTCCAGAGGGGCAGCCAGGAGAGGGTGAAGAAGAGGGCGACGATGATGAGCATGTTGAtgaccttggccttcctctGGGAGACCCTCCTCCCCTCCGGCTCCTCTCGGCCGCGGGCAGGTGCCGTTGACTTGAACAGCTTGAAGGCGATGCAGGCATACATGATGACGATGAGGGCGAGAGGGGCCACGTAGATGTGGGAGAAGAGGACGGTGGTGTAGATCCtcctcatccctgtctcaggCCAGGCCTCCCAACAGGAGTAGAGGGGGTAGGAATTGTTGTAGGTGTCCACCATGAAGTGGTGCTCCTCCCTGGTGACAGTCAGGGTGATGGCAGCGGGGCACATGATGAGCAGGGCCAGCACCCAGATGATGGCGATGGTCACCAGGGCTTTCCTTAGCGTCAGCTTCTGGCGGAAGGGGTGAACGATGCAGCGAAACCTGCGGGAGGGCAGATGGTGCTGGCTTTGGGCACCTGGTGAGATGTCCTTGGGAAAGGAGGGCATCCAGGAcccagggctgggaagggagtGTGGGTTGCTCTTTACATATGGCTTTTGGTGGCAGAGACAGGTTGGGATCTCTCCAGCTTTTGTGTTTTCAGCCCAAGATGGGGAAGGACACTTTGCTGGAATGACCCATGGACAGCTTTGTGGTCGTTCTGGAGAGCTGGGACACACTCCTCACGTCCCCAGGAGCTTTCCCGTGATGGAAACCACACAGGATACCCGAACATGCTGGGGCTGGCTTGGCCCCATGTCCCCACATCCCCGCACCTACGTACCTCTCCACGGCAATGGCCACCAGTGTGAAAACTGAGGCGGAGACGGACATGCCCTGCACCAGGCCGCTCATTTTGCACATGGCGTTGTCAAAGGGCCAACCTGCGAGGGGACACCGCAGAGGCTGTAGGTGCCTTTGGCTCAGACGGGTCCATCGGCAGCTCCCTCTAGATGTCCTCATCCACCCTGTAGCTGCTGGGGGATGCTAAGTGCTGCTCCTAAGGGGGAGCATTTTTGGCTCATACAGAGATGGCCTTTAGCAGTACAGATGCTTggag from Phalacrocorax carbo chromosome 13, bPhaCar2.1, whole genome shotgun sequence includes these protein-coding regions:
- the PPA1 gene encoding inorganic pyrophosphatase, producing MAGYSVEERAAPHSLEYRLFFKDAAGRYISPFHDIPIYADAGKNVFNMVVEVPRWTNAKMEIATKDPLNPIKQDVKKGKLRYVANVFPHKGYIWNYGAIPQTWEDPGHKDENTGCCGDNDPIDVCEIGSKVCSRGEVIQVKVLGTLALIDEGETDWKIIAINVEDPEADNYNDINDVRRMKPGYLEATVDWFRRYKVPDGKPENQFAFNGEFKDKDFAVNVIKSTHEHWKALVAKKTDGGEINCTNLTVSDSPFCCSQECAKATVDAAPPCKAANPIPPEVDKWFYYQKN
- the NPFFR1 gene encoding neuropeptide FF receptor 1 yields the protein MPAMQPPEPGWTGGDPSNSSWPNSTASDSHLLRENYTFSAYYQHSSPVAAMFILAYTFIFLMCMVGNILVCFIVVKNRQMRTVTNMFILNLAISDLLVGIFCMPTTLVDNLITGWPFDNAMCKMSGLVQGMSVSASVFTLVAIAVERFRCIVHPFRQKLTLRKALVTIAIIWVLALLIMCPAAITLTVTREEHHFMVDTYNNSYPLYSCWEAWPETGMRRIYTTVLFSHIYVAPLALIVIMYACIAFKLFKSTAPARGREEPEGRRVSQRKAKVINMLIIVALFFTLSWLPLWTLMLLTDYGRLSEGQLRLVTVYVFPFAHWLAFFNSSANPIIYGYFNENFRRGFQEAFRAPFCSPHRHRHRGPYAPRSHGRGILFSARNRVFAQARASDSPPASESGPLAPRRTGVPAWDR